CCAGGGGCCGACATATGTCTCCCGGCGGTGGCGGGCGGATTTCAGATGGTCCAGGCTCAGCCGCGCGGTGACCTTCAACAGCCAGGCGCGGGGCAGCTCGATGGCCGCGCGGTCGGCGGTGCTCCAGCGCAGGAAGGCGTCCTGCGCGATATCCTCCGCCGTGGCCAGGGAGCCGGTCATGCGGTAGGCGAGCCCGATCAGCTCCGCCCGCAGCGGCATGAAGCTCTCGGCGGCATCGGGCTCGCCCGCCATGGTCAGGCCGCCCTGGCCGGCGCGCTGCCGGGCACGCTGCGGAAGCCGACGGACAGCCGGTTCCAGGCATTGATCGTGGCGATCAGCAACGAGAGCTTCACGATCTCCTCATCCGAGAAATGCGGGCGCAGGCCGTCGTAATCGGCATCCGGCGCCCCGGTGGTGGAGACCAGGGTCAGCGCCTCCGTCCAGGCCAGCGCCGCGCGCTCCCGCTCCGTGTAGTGCGGCGCTTCCCGCCAGGCATCCAGCAGGAAGAGGCGGGCGGGGCTTTCCCCGGCGGCCATGGCGTCCCGGCTATGCATCTCGATGCAGAAGGCGCAGCCGTTGATCTGGGAGGCGCGGGTCTTCACCAGATGGATCAGGCTGTGCTCCATCCCGCTGGTGGCGACGGCGCGCTCCAGCGCCAGCATGGGCTGCAGCATCCTGGGGGCGGTGGCGAAATAGTCGAGGCGAGGGGTCATGGCGGCGCTCCTGTAGGGGTTGATACCCTCAGGACGAGGCAGCGGTGCCGGATGTGACAGGGCGGCAACAGATTTCCGCGCCTGGGGGCAACCCAGCCCTGCCGCGGCAACCCTGGGTTTGCGGCCCCCGGCACGCTATATGGCAGCGCACCCGAAAAGACGACGCGCCCGCGGAGCACAGTTTTGCAGAACCTTGAGACGCCTGATGCCCCTCCCTCTGCGGGCCATAACCAGCCCCCGTTGAGCGAAACGGCCACCGAAGCCCATCGCCGCCGCACCTTCGCCATCATCGCCCACCCAGACGCCGGCAAGACGACGCTGACGGAGCAGTTGCTGCTGCTCGGCGGCGCCATCCAGATCGCCGGCGCCGTGCGCGCCAAGGGCGAGCGGCGCCGCACGCGCTCGGACTGGATGAAGATCGAGCAGGACCGCGGCATTTCCGTCGCGACCTCGGTCATGACCTTCGAATATGCCGGGCAGGTCTTCAACCTGCTGGACACGCCGGGCCACGAGGACTTTTCCGAGGATACCTACCGCACCCTTTCCGCCGTGGACGCGGCGGTGATGGTGATCGACGCCGCCAAGGGCATCGAGGCGCAGACCCGCAAGCTGTTTGAAGTCTGCCGGATGCGCGACATTCCCATCGTCACCTTCATCAACAAGATGGACCGCGAGGCGCGGGAGCCGCTGGAGCTGCTGGACGAGATCGAGAAGACCCTCGCGCTCGACGTGACGCCCGCCACCTGGCCGATCAGCTCCGGCCGGCAGTTCGCCGGCGTCTATGACATGGCCCATAGCACCCTGCGCCTGCTGGGCGAGGAAGGGGAGCGGGACGAGCCCGTCTCCGGCCTGGAGGACCCGCGCATCGACGCCCTGGTGGGCGAGGAGCGGGCCCAGCATCTGCGGGAGGGGGCGGAGATCGCCTCCGTCTATCCGGAATTCGAGCTGGAGAAGTTCCGCGAGGGCCATCTGACGCCGATCTATTTCGGCTCGGCGCTGCGGGGCTTCGGCGTGAAGCACCTGCTGGACGGCCTGGCTGCCTTCGCGCCCCCGCCTTCCGCCCGTGAGGCCGATGTCCGCACGGTGCAGCCGGAGGAGGAGAAGCTCTCGGGCTTCGTCTTCAAGATCCAGGCCAATACCGACCTGAACCACCGTGACCGCGTGGCCTTCCTGCGCATCTGCTCCGGCCGCCTGCGCAAGGGTGCGCGGCTGAAGCAGGTGCGGACGGGCAAAAGCATCCCGGTCAATGCGCCGCTGTTCTTCTTCGCGAAGGAACGGCAGGTGGCCGAGGAAGCCTGGCCGGGCGACGTGGTGGGCATCGCCAATCACGGCGTGCTCCGCATCGGCGACACGCTGACGGATGGCGAGGAGCTGAACTTCCGTGGCGTGCCCAGCTTCGCGCCGGAGATCCTGCGCCGCGTGCGGCTCGATGACCCGATGCTGGCCAAGAAGCTGCGCAAGGCGCTGGACCAGCTGGCCGATGAGGGCGTGGTGCAGGTCTTCCGTCCCATGGACGGCAGCCAGCCGGTGGTGGGCGTGGTCGGCCAGCTTCAGCTGGACGTGCTGAGCAGCCGCATTCAGGCCGAATACGGCGTCAACATCACCTTCGAGGGCACCTCCTGGTCCACCATGCGCTGGGTGGCGCCGAAGGAGGACGGGCCGCAGGGCCGCGCGGCGCTGGACCGCTTCCTGCGCTCCGCCCCCAGCCAGATGGCCGAGGACCACGACAACCAGCCCGTGGCCTTCTTCACCTCCGACTGGGGTCGCAAGCGCTCCGAGGATGAGAATCCGGCGCTGCACTTCCTGAACTTCCGGGAACAGCATGGGGTGGAGGCGGGCTGACCCGCCCCGCCGCGCCCTGGCGGGTGATGTAGAGCGCGCTGCCGACGATCAGCGCCGCGCCCGCCACCAGCCAGTTGTCGATGGCTTCCTGGAACAGCACCGCGCCTGTCGCCGCGGCGAAGACCAGCCGCACATAGGTGACGGGCGCGATGGCCGAGGCATCGACCAGCCGCAGCGCGCCGATCCAGAGATACATCCCCGCCGGGCCCAGCAGCCCCATGCCCGCCAGCAGCAGCGCATTGGTCCAGCCCGGCCAGGCCAGCCCGCCCCAGGCGAAGGGCAGGGCGCCGACGGTGGTGAAGATGCCGATATAGAGCATGATGGTGCCGGTGCGCTCGGTGCGCGCCAGGCTGCGGGTGGTCAGCGCGATGCCCGCGCCGAAGAAGGCCGAGAGCAGGGAGGCCGCCAGCGGCCAGCTCATCGGCAGCATCCCCGGGCGCACCACCAGCAGCACGCCCGCGAAGCCCACCAGCGTCGCCGCCCAGCGCCGCCAGCCGACTTCCTCCTTCAGCAATGGGCCCGCCAGCGCCGTGATGAAGAGCACGGAGGTGAAGGAGAGCACCGTCGCCGTCGCCAGCGTCAGGTGCAGAAAGCCGATGTAGTACAGCCCCCAGCTGATCAGGGAGAGCAGGCCGCGCAGCATCTGCATCGGCATCTGCTTCGTGCGCAGCAGGTCCGGCCCGGTGCGCAGCAGCAGCGGCGCCACCCAGACCAGCTGGCCGAAGGAGCGCACCAGCAGGATCGTCTCCACGGGCACGCCCACCATCAGCTTGGTCAGGCTGGCTTCCAGGTTGAACAGAAAGGCCGCGGCGACGGCCAGCAGAACCGCCTGCTGTATCGGGCTCATCCGCGCGCGCGGGCCTCGGCGACGGAAACCAGGGTCGCCCCGGCCAGGATGACCAGTGACCCCGCCCAGCCCCAGGCATCCGGCGCCTCGGCATAGAGCGCCCAGCCGAAGAGCGCGGCGATGGGCAGCCGCAGATACTGGAAGGGCCCGACGGCCGAGGCCTCGCCGAAGCGGAAGGCCTCCGTCACCAGCAGGATGATGGAGGGCGTGAAGGCCGAGAAGGCCAGCAGTGCCAGCAGTTCCAGCCAGCCGATGGGCTGCCAGCCCCAGATGGCCGCCGGCAGCACGCCCAGGAAGGTCACCACGCCCACCCAGGTCAGGATGGTCGCGGTGCTCTCGGTGCGTGTCAGCATCCGCGTCGTCACCGTCAGCCCGCACCAGGTAACGGCCCCCGCCAATGCCGCCGCCACACCCAGCGGCGCGGCCATCAGCATCCCCGCGCCCTCCCAGGGGCGCAGCATCAGGCAGACGCCGGCGAAGCCCGCCAGCACGCCGGCCCAGCGCGCCGCGCCCACCCTCTCCTTCAGCAGCGGGCCGGCCAGGATGGTGGTGATCATGACGCTGGTGAAGGAGAGCACCGTGGCGGAGGCGAGGTCGAGCTGGGTGAGGGAGAAGTAGTAGAGGCCCCAGGTTACCAGCGAGCAGCTGCCGCGCAGTACATGCAGAGGGATATGGCGGCTTCGCAGCAGCCCCGGCCCGGCCGAGAGCAGCAGCGGCACCACCCAGGCCAGCTGCCCGCCGGCGCGGAACAGCAGCTGCGTCGTCACCGGCACGCCGCGGGCGGTCAGCCAGCGGATGAAGAGCGCCTCCACGCAGAAACAGAAGGCTGCCGCCGCCATCAGCACGGCGCCCCGGAGATTGCCCCGGGCCTGTGATTCGCTCACGCCAGAGAAGCCTCCCCGGAGCATGGCGCCGGTGGGGTTGGGGCGGGCGGGGCAGGGGGCATCTGAATCAGGTCCTGGCGATCCTGAAGGCCAGGGTGGCGCCGGGGCATGGCGGCGGCAAGGGTGTGAGGCGCCGAATTCCGCGCTCCCGGCCGCGCCGCGCCGCTCAGCGCCGGCCAGCCCACTGACAGGCGGACATCAGCACAGGACGGATGGAAACGGCGGAATGGCGCGGGCCGGGGGGCGCGCCTTCCCGGCCGGTGCGGGAGATCGGCCTGGCCGCGGACGCGCTAGGGCGCCTGAGACGCGGCCTCCGCCGCCTCCTCCTGCGCCGCGATATCGGTCAGGCGCTGCTTTGGCCAGGCCGGGGCAGGGGCGGCGACCCAGCCTTCGCCATTCCAGCGGCGTGGTTCGATCCGCGCCACGTTCCTCTCCACGATGATGCGGTTATAGGCATTGGGGTCGCCGCGCAGCCGCGTGGAAATGGCCGAGCCCGCCTGCACCACCAGCAGGTCCTGCTGCTGCCGGCGCAGCAGCCCCGTGCGCTCGCCAGCCGCGCCGCGGTGCAGCCGCACATAGTCCCGGTGCAGATGGCCCGAGAGGATCAGCCGCACGCCGGCCTTGGCCAGCCGCTCCAGCGCCGGGGCGGCATGGCGCGCGAGCGGCGTATCCGGCCGCTCCTCCGGCGCCAGGAAGGGGTGATGGGCGACGACGATGCGGAAGAGGTTCTTCGGCAGCATCTCCAGCCGCCCCAGCAGCTTCCGCAGCCCATGGCGCGGCACCCGGCCGCCTTCCCAGTTGAGGTGCCAGCCGCCGCGGATGACGGTGTTCAGCCCGATCACCGCCAGTTCCTCATCCCGCCAGAGCGGCTCCGTCTCCGGCGAGACGTGGCGGCGCCAGCGGCCGAAGGGGTCCAGGAAGCGTTCCCAGGGGTAGAAGGTGGTGATGTCGTGATTGCCCGGCACCGCCAGCACCGGCGACTTCAGGCGGGAAAGGAAGGCGGCGGCGGCGATGAATTCGCGGTTCCGCGCCCGCATGGTCAGGTCGCCGCTGACCACCACGAGATGCGCGGGGTCCTCGTTCAGCGCCTCCACCAGCGCCTCGGCGGCCCTGTGGTCGATGAGGTTGAAATGCAGGTCGGAGATATGATCGACCACCCTCATGCCAGGCCCTCTGCCGCCATCGGCAGGGGCGGCGCAGCCATGGCGGGCTGTGGCGATGCCAGCACCAGCAGGGCACGGGGGCGGATGGAATAACGCAGAGGGGTTCGCAGCAGCATCGCCTCACCATCGTTCATGACCCGAAGGTGGCTGCGGCGGCTCAGGATATCCAGGGTCTCCGCCTCGCCGGAGATCAGTCCGGGCTGGCTCCGCCAGCGTCCCAGCGCCATGGAGGTCAGTATCCGGGCGATCCATAGCAGGTCGAACTGGCGCACCACATGCCAGCTCAGCCGCCCCGTATCCAGCCGGGGCCGGTGGAAGAAATGGCCGGGCGCTTCGTCATAGGCGTTGTTCACGACGGAGATGGCGCGGCTCCAGACCCGCCGCATCTCGCCGCCACCCGTCCGCAGCCCCAGCCGCAGCGGCGGGTGGTGCAGCAGCGCGCGGGCGAGCGCCACCACCACCCGCCAGCGCGGCGCCAGCCCGCCGCGTCCGCGCACCTTCTCCCGGTGCAGGCCCATGCGGTTGGGCAGGCCGATGACGGACTGGCAGAGGAAGACCTCGCCATTCACCAGGCCGATATCGATGCGGCGCGGGGTGGCCCGCGCCAGGGCGGCGGCCGCTTCCTCCGGCGCCAGGGGCAGGCCCAGGTCGCGCGCCAGCAGGTTCAGCGTGCCCAGCGGCAATATCGCCATCGGCACCGGACCGCCTGCCAACCGCGCGGCGGCGGTGCGGATGGTGCCGTCGCCACCGCCCACCACCACCACATCCGGCTGCAGGGCCAGCGCCGCCTCCAGCCGCGTATCCAGGTCGCCGCCGGCCTCCACCTCCAGTACCTCCAGCCCGGCATCCCGCAAGGCGGCTGGGATCAGCGTCAGCAACTCTGGCCGGGCGAGCAGAGTCCCGGCGCGCGGATTTAGTAGCAGGGCAGCACGCATCGGGATTCCATTCAGGCGCCGTTCTCTCGCAGGCGCGCAACGCGCCGCTTGTGGGGCAGGTTGCCCCCCGGTGGCGAGGGTGGGCATTCGCACGGTCGCGTGCATGGCCCCCAATTTAACGGCGCTTCAGGACCCCTTCACCCTCGGGAGCGATAATCAGCAGGCCGGACAAAAAAAGAGAGAGACCCCGATGCGCCACGAGATCAAGTCTGCCCCGATCACCGCCACCAGCCTGATCACCGGACTGGTGGAGCTGCCCTGGGGGGCGCCACTCTTCGGCACCCTGCCCAGCCACGCCCCGCGCAGGGGCTAAGGTCCCGGAAGTCCGGCTCATCCGGGAGGGGAAAAAAAGGGCGCGGCCCACCAGGACCGCGCCCTTTTTCCGTGCCGGCCCCCTGCGGAGGCCGGCCTGGGTCAGTCTCAGGCGGCGGACTTGGTGCCGGCCATGCTGCGCAGCACGTAGTGCAGGATGCCGCCGTTCTTGTAGTACTCGACCTCGTCGGCCGTATCGACGCGGCACTGCACATCGGTGCGGGTCACGCTGCCATCCGGGCGGTGGATCACCAGGCCCAGCACCATGCGGGCCTTCAGCTCCTCGAGGCCCTCGATGTCCACGATCTCCTCGCCGGTGATGCCGAGGGTCTTGCGATCCTCGCCCGGCTTGAAGACCAGCGGCAGCACGCCCATGCCGACGAGGTTGGAGCGGTGGATGCGCTCGAAGCTCTCGGTGATGACGGCCTTCACGCCCAGCAGGAAGGTGCCCTTGGCCGCCCAGTCGCGGGAGGAGCCGGTGCCGTATTCCTTGCCGCCGAAGATCACCAGCGGGCGGCCCTCGGCCTTGTACTTCATGGCCGCGTCATAGATCGGCATCACCTCGCCCGAGGGGAAGTGCCTGGTGATGCCGCCCTCGATGCCCGGCACCATCTCGTTCTTGATGCGGATATTGGCAAAGGTGCCGCGCATCATGACTTCGTGGTTGCCGCGGCGGGCGCCGTAGCTGTTGAAGTCGGCCTGACGGACCTGGTGGTTCAGCAGGTAGTCACCCGCCGGCGAGGCCTTCTTGATGTTGCCGGCCGGGGAGATGTGGTCGGTGGTGATGCTGTCGCCCAGCACCGCCAGCACCCGCGCGCCGGCGACGGAGGCGATCGGCTTCGGCTCGGCTTCCATGCCCTCGAAATAGGGCGGGTTCTGCACGTAGGTGGAGCCGGAGTTCCAGCGATAGGTGTCGCTGCCCGCGTCGACGCGGATGGCCTGCCACTGCTGCGGACCCTTGAAGACGTCCGAATAGCGGCTCTGGAACATCTCGCGCGTCACGACGGAGGCGACCACGTCGTTCACCTCCTTCTGCGTCGGCCAGATGTCCTTCAGATAGACCGGCTGGCCGTCCTTGCCCGTGCCGATCGGCTCCTTGGTCACATCCTTGGTGATGGAGCCGGCGAGCGCGTAGAGCACCACCAGCGGCGGGGAGGCCAGGTAGTTGGCGCGCACGTTCTGGTGCACGCGGCCCTCGAAGTTGCGGTTGCCGGAGAGCACGGAGACCGCGACCAGCTTGTTCTCCTCGATCGCGTCCACGATCGGGTCCGCCAGCGGGCCGGAATTGCCGATGCAGGTGGTGCAGCCATAGCCGACGGTCTGGAAGCCGAGCGCGTCCAGGTGCTGCGTCAGGCCGGCCTTGTCCAGGTAGTCCGTCACTACCTGGGAGCCGGGGGCCAGCGAGGTCTTCACCCAGGGCTTCGGCGCCAGGCCCTTTTCATGGGCCTTCTTCGCCACCAGGCCCGCGGCCACCAGCACATAGGGGTTGGAGGTGTTGGTGCAGGAGGTGATGGCGGCGATCACCACGTCGCCATGGCCGAGGTCATAGTTGGCGCCGGCCACCGGCACGCGCAGGTCGGCCTTGTCGCCGGGCACGCCAAGGTTGCCGGAAGCCAGTTCCTTGGCGAAAGCCGGGGCGGCGCCGGTCAGCGCCACGCGGTCCTGCGGACGCTTCGGGCCGGCCAGCGACGGCTCGACCGTGGCCATGTCCAGTTCCAGCGAGTCGGTGAACACGGGGTCGGGCTGGCCTTCCTCGCGGAACATGCCCTGGGCCTTGTAGTATTCGCGCACCAGGTTGATGCGGTGCTCGTCGCGGCCGGAGAGGCGCAGGTAGTCCAGCGTCACCTCATCGACCGGGAAGATGCCGCAGGTGGCGCCGTATTCCGGGGCCATGTTGCCGATGGTGGCGCGGTCCGCCAGCGCCATGTCGGCAAGGCCCGGGCCGTAGAACTCGACGAACTTGCCGACCACGCCCTTCTTGCGGAGCATCTGCGTCACCGTCAGCACCAGGTCGGTGGCGGTCACGCCCTCACGCAGCTTGCCATGGAGCTTGAAGCCGATGACGTCGGGGATGAGCATGGCGATCGGCTGGCCGAGCATGGCGGCCTCGGCCTCGATGCCGCCCACGCCCCAGCCCAGCACGCCCAGGCCGTTCACCATGGTGGTGTGGCTGTCGGTGCCGTAGCAGCTATCGGGGTAGGCGAAGGTCTCGCCGGCGTCGGTGGAGGTCCAGACGCCCTGGGCCAGGTATTCCAGGTTCACCTGGTGGCAGATGCCGGTGCCGGGCGGGACGACGCGGAAGTTGTTGAAGGCTTCCTGGCCCCAGCGCAGGAACTCATAGCGCTCGCCGTTGCGCTCGAACTCGATGTCCACGTTCTTCTGCAGGGCGGAGGCGCTGCCGGAGACATCGACCATCACGGAGTGGTCGATCACCAGATCGACGGGCACCAGCGGGTTCACGCGGCGCGGGTCGCCGCCCAGCTTCAGGATGCCGTCGCGCATGGCGGCGAGGTCCACCACCGCGGGCACGCCCGTGAAGTCCTGCATCAGGATGCGCGCGGGACGGAACGGAACTTCCTTGTCGCTGCGGCCTTCCTTCACCCAGTCGGCGATCGCCTGCGCGTCCTTGGCGAAGTAGGAACGCCCGTCCTCGAAGCGCAGCACGTTCTCCAGCAGCACCTTCAGGCTGTAGGGGAGACGCGAGATGTCGCCGATGCTCTTGGCGGCTTCGGGCAGGCTGAAATAATGGTAGGTCTTGCCATCCACCGCCAGGGTGCGGCGGGTCTTGAGGCTATCCTGCCCGATCAAGCGCATGGTTGGAGCTTCCCACGTCATATTGCTGCGAACGCTGCCGCTTATTACACGGCTTCTTTCCCCGGTCCATCGGCCCTGGGACGCGCAGGGGGACTGACGGGTTCAATGTTGGAAGCGCTGGAACTGGCCGTGGTTCGCGGGGAGCGGATAATATTCGCCGGACTTTCCTTCCGGTGCGGCCCAGGGGAGGCCCTGCTGCTGACAGGGCCGAACGGCGCCGGGAAGTCCACACTGCTGCGGCTGTTGGCGGGGCTGGTGCCGCCGGCCGAGGGCAGTCTGCTCTGGAATGGCGGTGACGCCCTGGCCGATGGACCCGCGCATTCGGCCCGGCTGCGCTATCTGGCCCATGCCGATGCGCTGAAGCCCGGCCTGACGCTGCGGGAGAACCTGCAGTTCTGGTCCCGCCTCTGGGGCGGGGATGTGGGGACGGCGCTGGAAGCGGTCGGGCTGCGGGGACTGGAGCATCTGCCGGCACGCATGCTCTCCGCCGGGCAGAAGCGGCGGGCGGCGCTGGCGCGGCTGGCGCTGGCACCGGTGCCGCTCTGGCTGCTGGACGAGCCCAGCGTGGGGCTCGACAGCGCCTCCATCGAACTCT
This genomic window from Roseomonas marmotae contains:
- the acnA gene encoding aconitate hydratase AcnA, giving the protein MRLIGQDSLKTRRTLAVDGKTYHYFSLPEAAKSIGDISRLPYSLKVLLENVLRFEDGRSYFAKDAQAIADWVKEGRSDKEVPFRPARILMQDFTGVPAVVDLAAMRDGILKLGGDPRRVNPLVPVDLVIDHSVMVDVSGSASALQKNVDIEFERNGERYEFLRWGQEAFNNFRVVPPGTGICHQVNLEYLAQGVWTSTDAGETFAYPDSCYGTDSHTTMVNGLGVLGWGVGGIEAEAAMLGQPIAMLIPDVIGFKLHGKLREGVTATDLVLTVTQMLRKKGVVGKFVEFYGPGLADMALADRATIGNMAPEYGATCGIFPVDEVTLDYLRLSGRDEHRINLVREYYKAQGMFREEGQPDPVFTDSLELDMATVEPSLAGPKRPQDRVALTGAAPAFAKELASGNLGVPGDKADLRVPVAGANYDLGHGDVVIAAITSCTNTSNPYVLVAAGLVAKKAHEKGLAPKPWVKTSLAPGSQVVTDYLDKAGLTQHLDALGFQTVGYGCTTCIGNSGPLADPIVDAIEENKLVAVSVLSGNRNFEGRVHQNVRANYLASPPLVVLYALAGSITKDVTKEPIGTGKDGQPVYLKDIWPTQKEVNDVVASVVTREMFQSRYSDVFKGPQQWQAIRVDAGSDTYRWNSGSTYVQNPPYFEGMEAEPKPIASVAGARVLAVLGDSITTDHISPAGNIKKASPAGDYLLNHQVRQADFNSYGARRGNHEVMMRGTFANIRIKNEMVPGIEGGITRHFPSGEVMPIYDAAMKYKAEGRPLVIFGGKEYGTGSSRDWAAKGTFLLGVKAVITESFERIHRSNLVGMGVLPLVFKPGEDRKTLGITGEEIVDIEGLEELKARMVLGLVIHRPDGSVTRTDVQCRVDTADEVEYYKNGGILHYVLRSMAGTKSAA
- a CDS encoding carboxymuconolactone decarboxylase family protein is translated as MTPRLDYFATAPRMLQPMLALERAVATSGMEHSLIHLVKTRASQINGCAFCIEMHSRDAMAAGESPARLFLLDAWREAPHYTERERAALAWTEALTLVSTTGAPDADYDGLRPHFSDEEIVKLSLLIATINAWNRLSVGFRSVPGSAPARAA
- a CDS encoding DMT family transporter; amino-acid sequence: MSESQARGNLRGAVLMAAAAFCFCVEALFIRWLTARGVPVTTQLLFRAGGQLAWVVPLLLSAGPGLLRSRHIPLHVLRGSCSLVTWGLYYFSLTQLDLASATVLSFTSVMITTILAGPLLKERVGAARWAGVLAGFAGVCLMLRPWEGAGMLMAAPLGVAAALAGAVTWCGLTVTTRMLTRTESTATILTWVGVVTFLGVLPAAIWGWQPIGWLELLALLAFSAFTPSIILLVTEAFRFGEASAVGPFQYLRLPIAALFGWALYAEAPDAWGWAGSLVILAGATLVSVAEARARG
- a CDS encoding peptide chain release factor 3, giving the protein MSETATEAHRRRTFAIIAHPDAGKTTLTEQLLLLGGAIQIAGAVRAKGERRRTRSDWMKIEQDRGISVATSVMTFEYAGQVFNLLDTPGHEDFSEDTYRTLSAVDAAVMVIDAAKGIEAQTRKLFEVCRMRDIPIVTFINKMDREAREPLELLDEIEKTLALDVTPATWPISSGRQFAGVYDMAHSTLRLLGEEGERDEPVSGLEDPRIDALVGEERAQHLREGAEIASVYPEFELEKFREGHLTPIYFGSALRGFGVKHLLDGLAAFAPPPSAREADVRTVQPEEEKLSGFVFKIQANTDLNHRDRVAFLRICSGRLRKGARLKQVRTGKSIPVNAPLFFFAKERQVAEEAWPGDVVGIANHGVLRIGDTLTDGEELNFRGVPSFAPEILRRVRLDDPMLAKKLRKALDQLADEGVVQVFRPMDGSQPVVGVVGQLQLDVLSSRIQAEYGVNITFEGTSWSTMRWVAPKEDGPQGRAALDRFLRSAPSQMAEDHDNQPVAFFTSDWGRKRSEDENPALHFLNFREQHGVEAG
- a CDS encoding diacylglycerol/lipid kinase family protein, whose amino-acid sequence is MRAALLLNPRAGTLLARPELLTLIPAALRDAGLEVLEVEAGGDLDTRLEAALALQPDVVVVGGGDGTIRTAAARLAGGPVPMAILPLGTLNLLARDLGLPLAPEEAAAALARATPRRIDIGLVNGEVFLCQSVIGLPNRMGLHREKVRGRGGLAPRWRVVVALARALLHHPPLRLGLRTGGGEMRRVWSRAISVVNNAYDEAPGHFFHRPRLDTGRLSWHVVRQFDLLWIARILTSMALGRWRSQPGLISGEAETLDILSRRSHLRVMNDGEAMLLRTPLRYSIRPRALLVLASPQPAMAAPPLPMAAEGLA
- a CDS encoding metallophosphoesterase family protein, which produces MRVVDHISDLHFNLIDHRAAEALVEALNEDPAHLVVVSGDLTMRARNREFIAAAAFLSRLKSPVLAVPGNHDITTFYPWERFLDPFGRWRRHVSPETEPLWRDEELAVIGLNTVIRGGWHLNWEGGRVPRHGLRKLLGRLEMLPKNLFRIVVAHHPFLAPEERPDTPLARHAAPALERLAKAGVRLILSGHLHRDYVRLHRGAAGERTGLLRRQQQDLLVVQAGSAISTRLRGDPNAYNRIIVERNVARIEPRRWNGEGWVAAPAPAWPKQRLTDIAAQEEAAEAASQAP
- a CDS encoding DMT family transporter, with amino-acid sequence MSPIQQAVLLAVAAAFLFNLEASLTKLMVGVPVETILLVRSFGQLVWVAPLLLRTGPDLLRTKQMPMQMLRGLLSLISWGLYYIGFLHLTLATATVLSFTSVLFITALAGPLLKEEVGWRRWAATLVGFAGVLLVVRPGMLPMSWPLAASLLSAFFGAGIALTTRSLARTERTGTIMLYIGIFTTVGALPFAWGGLAWPGWTNALLLAGMGLLGPAGMYLWIGALRLVDASAIAPVTYVRLVFAAATGAVLFQEAIDNWLVAGAALIVGSALYITRQGAAGRVSPPPPHAVPGSSGSAAPDSHPRSACDPSRR
- the ccmA gene encoding heme ABC exporter ATP-binding protein CcmA → MLEALELAVVRGERIIFAGLSFRCGPGEALLLTGPNGAGKSTLLRLLAGLVPPAEGSLLWNGGDALADGPAHSARLRYLAHADALKPGLTLRENLQFWSRLWGGDVGTALEAVGLRGLEHLPARMLSAGQKRRAALARLALAPVPLWLLDEPSVGLDSASIELFGAMLAAHRAAGGAVIAATHVGLPLPGAGELRLTPWTEEDA